In Gossypium arboreum isolate Shixiya-1 chromosome 3, ASM2569848v2, whole genome shotgun sequence, the sequence TTTCCTGAATTATACATATCAATCATTGCTgctttcacttacttttctacCATATTTCTCTTCTGCTTTACCCAAACTCTGTTGAATCTCACCTTCTTTCATGGCTTCTTCTGTTTTTGATACCGACACCGACACCGCCTTGAGATTGTTACTATCCTGCGCTAAAGCTATTGAAGATGGGGATCTGAAAAGCGCCGATGCGTTCCTTCAGAACATCTTGATTCTTGCTGATGAGAGACCCTACCTATATAAAAGCAGAGTGGTGAAATACTTTGCGGACGCTCTGGTTCGCCGAGCCTACGGACTGCATCCCGCTTCTTCCTACTTCACTTTCCCGGTGGATCCTTCACCATATTATCATTGTGGCAGCTACCTTATTAATGGCGTCATAGAGAATGTCATCCATGATGCTTTAATGGAAAAGAATGCTTTGATGGGAAACAGGCGATTGCACCTCATTGATTTCTCCATCCCGTATTCCAGTTTTCAGAATTCAGTTCTTCGTACACTACCGACCTTCTCCGGCGATCCTCTACCCGTCCGTGTAAGCTACATACTTCCACCATTTCTGAAAAAATATGTAAAGTTCTCACACCAAATGGAGTTTTTGACTATGGATGCAAAGGAAGTTAACGTAAAGTTGGAGGATGAGTTCAAAGTGGTTTATGGCAATACTTTGGCAGAAGTGGATGAACGTGAAATAGATTTCAAAAGAAGAAGAGATGATGAAATGGTGGTAGTTTACTATAAATTTAAACTTGGTAAGTTGGTAAGAGATGCAAAAGTAATGGAGAGAGAGTTGGTAAGATTGAAGGAGATAAATCCGACGATTGTAATCATGCTAGACTTTTATTCTAATCATGCCCACTCCAATTTCTTGACATGTTTGGAGGATTCATTTCAGTATTCCTTGAAGACTGTTGATTGCTGGGCGGAGTTGGACCTTTATTTTGATGAGGAGTATGAGTGGGAGTGCCACATAGAGGCATGGGAAGGAAATAATGTAATTAGGCGGCACCCAACTTTGACAGAATGGCAACATCTCTTTTCAATGGCTGGCTTTAGTCGAATTCCATTAAACCACAGGAAAGGTATTGACCTTATTGTTAAGAATGTAAATCccctaaatgattttttttcaacGTGGAATCAAAGTTGGCTAGAAATAATGGGGAAGGAAGAAGAATGTTTGATTATAGGTTACAAGGAATGTCCAATGTTTTTCTTGTCGGCATGGAAACCCAAAGTTGAAGATGAGCACTTAAATTTCAATTCCAGCAACGATAAGTTTGGACAAGgtacctttctttttcttttttgccaTTAACCATAAATTGCATATGCAAAACTAAGTTATTTTAATTATAGTATtagtttaatcatatattaaatattataatttattttaagtttaaaaaaatataatttcatgacattattagtttaataatatattaaatataagttCAGTTAAACAGAAACTGACCAAATTAATTAAAGCTAATCGTTCAtccttaattttataataaatcatCTTCAATCGTCTTTTCCTTTAACTTATTCTTATTTATTGGATGAAAGTTATTCTTGTTTATCATTACATTGACTAATTGTAATGGAATTTCTTTGTAGGTTTCAATCCATATCCATCACCTCTTCGGCCCCTTCAACCATTTCCGGAggtattaatttcacatttaattattttatgatctctTCCATCGAATTATTTATGGTCTCtaccttaaaaaaaaatttaagttccTACCTTTTTTTTGCAGTTAATTGGGTATTTGAACTTTCTAAATGCACCAAAAAgacctcaaactttttcaaaaaaacaattaagtccctgcttttattaaaaattagaaaaaaagtataaaaattaaaatcaataaaagctataaatattattaaattttaataaaaattcaagtattaaaatttattaaaaaataaaaataaaaataaaatatatagaaatataaaattttataaagtcgtaagaaaattatacaaaatgtaaagaaatataaattttataaaaatatttataaaaattattgtaccaaaagaagcattttataatttttctataattttattgatttttatttttatcatttttcataACATGTGACGTTGTCTTGTGACACGTGATTtactttaattgaaaaaatttaGAGGTcactttttttattatatttataaaattttacaattttttttataaaaattctaatttttatttttgagttttattaaaatttaataatttttctaaaatttattatttttataatttttctaattttagtAAGAGCAGGGCTTAATtactttttgaaaaattttgaagggttttttatgcattttgaaagttcaagtacccaattgaaTAAAAAAGTAGGGGCGTAATTGCTTTTTTTGAAGAAATTTGAGAacttttttgatgcattttgattGTTTAAGTtctcaattgagtgcaaaaaaaagaAGGCCTtcgttgttttttttttctctaagtTTGAGGGTTTTTTACACCCTTAAGCTAAATTAAAATTCACATTGGCTCAAATTAAATTTTTCATagtaaaaattaaaactaaaatttaattataaaaatattaatattaatataaaaatattttaaattttaaactaaaaaatGAATTATTTCAAGTAGTTTAGATTAGGCCTAAataagtttttaatttatttttgtgcaATGCGTTTCAATCCAACTTACCTCTTGATGTATGAAAGAATCAAatttgtttaaataaatataattatacataatttttttaaaatttttttacaattaagaataaaaaaaacaactaccttttaattttatttcttttatcaaACCAAGAGTACaatatcaaaattattttttgtgatttcaaattttgtttttggTAATTGCTTTTGGTAATTGCTTCTATTTAATAATTACAGGGTTTGACATTGAGTCGAGTAGCTGCCCTTGCTGAGATACATGacatactaaatcatttatattgtGAACATAAATTTTCATGGGCTTTAACATGGGCTTCTAAAGTTGACAATATGAATGAAACTATGTCGGATCCAAACAAGAAATATACTTTTACAATTCAAAGTAATTCTTGTTATTTGAAAGATTTGAACTCTTATAAATTTATGCGTTCATGTGAATATAAGATTGAGGAAACCATTATTGAGAAAGCACTTGAATCAAAGGACGGCTACCATTTTGAACCATCTATTACTAGGTTTGACATAGACGACTACATGTATCTCCAACGTGCAAAGAATTGTGACGTAGATGTTGTTGTTGCAATCTGTCTACAAAATCGTTACTTATGTAACGATGTTTATGTAGTAGAATTTTATTGGCCTACAACTGAGAGTGAAATATCAAAATCCTTTACTCCTCGTATCTTCAATGACTTGAAATATATGGAGAAAAAGTTTGTAACAGTAAAGGTTCAAAGCACCGAAAAAGCTATTTCAAACATTCCAACATCTTCGTACACAGCAAGGCCTTTGAAAATAGCTGAAGAAACAGAGGACGTTGATGCAGTAGAAATAAATGGGGTTAATGTCCAGGTAATTGCATTGTCTTATATATTATTCTATTATTTCAACACTAAATTAATCATAAATTAGCATTCATGGTTCTAATGATGATAATATCGTTTGCTTTTAGAGGGGAGTGATTCCAAATTTTCACTCGCCATTAACTATACAGTCTTCATCAAAAGTTGTTGCAGCTCCTTCTAACACACTAGAAGGACCTCATAACCAGGTAATTATTTATTCTTCCTTGTTAATATCATATATTCTAGTTGATAACTGACTTATAATTTCTAAGATAAAAAGTGTTATTAGGGGAATAGCTATAGAAAGTTTAATCAGTGGTCTTATGCTTAAATTATATAATGTAGTATAAATGATTTATTCTCAATTTCTCAGATTTTTCCCAATGGTGACCCTGAGATTGTAAAAGCAAATAAGGAGAAACCCTCAAAAGCCACACAGAGAAAGTTGAGGTCTAAGGTTTGGGATCACTTTGATGGGTTTGAAGAAGATGAAAACCAAGTAGCCAAATGCAAACATTGCCCCAAGATGCTTACAGGGTCAAGCAAGAGTGGGACCACACACTTGAATAGCCACTCGAAAGTATGTCCTGGAAAGAAGAAACAAAATCAAGAAAGCCAGTTGATACTTCCAGTTGATACCAATGAAGGAAGCTTGAGGTTTGATAAAAAAAGGAGTCACATGGATCTTGCGAAAATGATGATTAAGCTTCGATGTCCTTTGGATATGGCTGAACAAGAAACCTTTAAGAATTTTGTGAAAGGTTTGCAACCTATGCTTGAGTTTCAATCCAAAGATATTTTATCTTATATACATCACATTTATGACGAAGAGAAGGAGAAACTTCAGCTGTATTTTGATAAGCTTGCTAGTAAATTCAATCTGACAGTGAGTTTGTGGAAGAACAATGCTGGAAAGACTACATATTGCTGTTTGATATCACATTTTATTGATGATGGTTGGGAACTAAAGAGGAAGATTCTTGCCTTGAAAACTTTGGAGCATATTAATGACACAAAGGCTTTAGGCGAAAATATTAGGAGCTTGGTTTTGGAGTGGAATATAAGCAACAAAGTATGCTCCATAACTGTGGATAACTCTTTTTTGAATGACAGTATGGTTGATCAGATAAAAGAAATTTGTCTTAGTGACCAGGGCTCTGTTTCTTCAGATCATTGGTTCATCACTTTCACACTTCTTGAGGATGGGTTCCGTGAGATGGATGGCATACTTTTTAAGTTAAGCAAGTCCATTGAATATGTCACTGAAACAAGACATGGAAAATTGAAATTACAAGAAGCTGTAGATCAAGTGAAGCTACAAGGTGGGAAATTATGGGATGATCTTTCTTTCAGGCTGGAATCAGACTTTGACATACTTGATAGTGCTTTGAGATCGAGAGAAATCTTTTGTGAACTGGAGCAAATTGatgaaaattttaaactaaacccAACAATGGAGGAATGGGAGAATGCAGTAGCTCTACAGAGTTGTTTGAAATGCTTTGATGATATCAAAGGAACTCAATGCCTTCCTGTAAGTTTGTACTTTCCAAAGCTTTGTGATGCATACAAGAAATTTCTTCAGTTGGAAAAAAGCAGTCATTCATTTGTTACATTGATGAAGAGGAAATTCGACCGCTATTGGAGCTTATGCAATTTGGCATTAGCTGTTGCATCTGTTCTTGATCCaaggttaaaatttaaaattgtggAGCTCTCATATAGGGTGATTTATGGCCATGACAGTAAGATGCGATTGAACATGTTTCATAAAGTTCTTCGGGATGTCTACTATGAATATGCCAGTGAAGCCAAATATCTAACTACATCTGCTTCAGTCTTGGATGATTTCAGTTGTTCAACAATAGGGCTTGGAAATGATAGTATTTTGGACTCCTTGAGTAAATGTACATCTGCAAGCAACTTCAATGAGGAGGCCTCATGGAAGTTAGAGCTTGAGCTTTACTTAGATGAACCTTTACTTCCCATGGATGGAGCATTCTTTGACATACTTGGTTGGTGGTGTGATAAATCTCAAAGGTTTCCAATACTTGCAAAGATGGCTCAAGATTTCCTTGCAATTCCGGTTTCAATTTCCACATCATGTTCAAATATTAGTGCCATGATCAATAATCCAGCCTACAGTAGCTTGAATCCTGAGATCATGGAAGCTTTGGTATGCAGTGAAAACTGGTTGGAAACTCCAAAAGAAAGTAAGTCTTAAATCCTAATGTGTTTAGATCCTTCAATTATATTTTCCTACACTTAGGAGGCCCTCTCGGCTCTTTAGTATTGCATAATATCACTTGATATAGTTGATTTGTTGTTACAAATGAAGGAGAtaaaaggattgtatgaaattgtGATTACAAAACATCCCTATTCCTTTCCAATAAGAGgatgataaataaaatttttcctcttaatttttagaatttttaattagATTTGAATTTTGTCAAGAGGAAAAAGTTAAAAATCAAGAGAAAAAATCTAATTTGTCATTTTCCTATTAGAAAGAGATAAAGATGACATAGAATCATAATTTCATACAATCCATACTCAGACATTGTACATGAATTATGATTAGAAGCTGTCtccactaaattttttttttcattcagaGTGAGAATTTAATTCCCTTAATGCATTCTCATTTCATAGGATAAAAGGAAAAAGACCATGGTGTGAACAGGTTCATACTTCATTTAATTGGTTTTATATATGCATACATTCCTTTGTAGTTATACATATATTAATGGTTTTATTTGGTTATTACTCTTATAGGATATTAAAGCATATTTACTCTCTAGGTTTACTAAGAAGGAGCATAAACGGCTAGATAAATGGCAAAGGAACGAGTTGAATGGGTATATTGCTAGTTTTGATGTGTTAATATTGGAATATGAAATGATTATTATAATCTAACTATATAAAGAAATTTATGTTTCACAGAAAATTGATTGGAcgagataaaaaatttaaattttagggtAAAATATTGGCACCTTTACTAATGGTGCCCCAAAGTGATGAAACTCGAAAAGAGTATTATATTAATGATTCGGTAAGTACTAATCAAATATATAATGATTGGGCATAAATCAATTTGGCAATTCAAATATTTGTATCATGCATTAGTTATCATGTTGTGTTCAATGTTATCATGTCTTCAATCTAGTATAAATATTATTGTAGATAAATCAATgatgttaattttttatattataatgcaGGTTGTTAATGCTTTCTTGAATTGCTTAAGAAGAGATATGATAAGTTTCCAAATACATACATCAATCACTATTCATTAGACTCTCAAATAGCTGTAAGAACTTGTATCTTATCAAAAtctattgatatttgaaattgaaattgttattattttataatcaTTATATATATGAAGTCCCTTATATTTTGCAATTATTAGGCTCAGTTGATACAAGGATCCAGATCAGAACATGAAGTATTAATTTTGGTTTAAATCTGAGAAGCTAAGGGGTGTACATAAAGTAAgctctttgatttttttttaattttctttttagcttataattaagatttaaatTATGTTGGTGAATGTAAACGATAAATTATTTTCAATTACGATACAATAGAAAAAATCAAACTgaaaatataaaatgtcatttAAATCCCTAATCGTAACTAACAGGAACAGATGTAATATTTTGCTGTTTCTTTTTGTGATTGTAGTTGTTTTTACCATTGTGCTTATCATCACATTGGGTTCTGTTCTATGTTGATATCAAGGAAAAAAAGTTTTCATGGTTGGATCCAGATCCATCTTCCTCTAATATTATCTTACCATTTCAAAAACCATGTTAAAGTATTATTACAATGGTTCACAAGCTTTTTACTCCCGAAGCTTGGTTATAGTGATGCAAATAAATGGCCATTTATAGTGCGTAATGATATCCCAAAGCAAAAAATTTATAGCTTTGCAACCTTTTATTTACTTGTTATCttacaaatttttctttttctttttcttttgtactGCAATATAAAGCTCAGTTGACTGTGGAGTATTCGTGATAAATATGATGATTGTCTTACGCATGATGGTTGTTTTCCTTTTAAACAAGAAAACATGGTTTATTTTCGTCGTCGTATCTTTCTTGATATATATCGTGGAAgattacattaaaaaaaaaaacaattattgatgtctTATTTAAGACTCAAAGAATTGGTGTGAATtcgaatttttgaaatttgacaaaattattattatattttttctttacttttttttttttgcatgtaTGATACTTTTGCTCTCATATCTATGTTTAGGTTCTATGTCAAAAGAAAAACAATTttcatattaattaattaaaattataggcTTAATAATACATTTGGTACTCAAGTTTGACACTTTTTAAAATGTGGTATCGGTGTTATTTTTAGTTCAATTTGgtatttatatttgaaaaaattatatattttgatatccaAAGATAAGTGTGTCgactttttaatgtttaattcaGATTTTAAGGTTGATTTAATGAAATTTAAATACCAATATTATTACATGTtttaatttttcatgattttgttaataaaataaatttagtgttaattgttaatttatttaattttacgtTTAATTTTGTCAAATACAATAAGATCGATATGATTTGATTTGAGTTTTGGGATTGATTTGATGACATATGTGCTAATATTATTATCTAATTATagattttcatcaaatcaactctaaaaaccgaattaaacactaaaaaattAACATTGTTACTTTTAGGtaccaaaatgtgtaaattttgtcaTATACAAGTACTGCATTGAAATAGAAAATAACAAATGTACCTTTGTTAAAAAATATGTTCAACTCAGATACCGAATTCCACTTTGACTTTATAAAACAAGGCTATTTCTTATTGgtatttttttgttcttttgcaAATGATAAGTTCCAAATGAACAAATATTTTGTGACAATGGTATGtgaataataaaattatcttaattgtgGTTATTAAAATAATGACAATAAAGAACGAACGACATGAGTGATGATCAATCTAACTGTATATCGATTGTATAAAGATAACTACAATTTTTACTCTCTTACgagtaaaaattaaagaaaattagaGATGAAAGATCAACGattaataattttcatatttaaaatttatttaagatcaatcattttatttaattaattactcatgtatttcaattcaaaaataccaaaagaaaaaaaaacaaagaaagcaAAGACAAGCTTTCAACCAGCAATTATATTCTAAAACCTTAAATTATAACAGCTTTTCAACTAAACTTTCCAGTTTTAGAAACCCTTCTAATAGAATTCCAATTTTCTCCTCTGCTACCTGCAATCTCGTTAATCAGTTACTAAGATTTCCCTTTACAGCAACTTTTTAGTAAGAAGTGCATATCATATgttaaaagtatatacatacgaCACAAGAAATTCTAAGTGAAAAGCCGTCTGGAAGTATCAAGGATTGCATCATGTTCGCTTCTTCTCATGGCTCGTTTATAAATAAAGATTGCTCATCAATCAAGGACGTGTATGAAGGGGTATTGGACAAAGTATGTCCTGCCCAGTCTGTCACCATgagatagaaaatattttacatatccTTAGGGATTGCCCGGATactaaaaatattttgaagtACTTTGTGCTAAGAAATTGCTGGtcgctgttttttttttttttggtgggaAACCTCTCAACTTGGGTCAAACAAACCTAGAAAATTCTGGATGGACGTTGGGGAAAAGGGTGACTTGGTCTATTATTTTTGGTTTGTTAGTATGGCACATACGAAAAAATAAAAACTTCTTTGTGTTTCAAGGTCTATCTTGGAATTTTAGGAGAACCattaaaatttcaatatagtGCATAATTTAAAATTGTCTAGAGGAGACAATTTAGAGTCTGATGTTTTTCTAAGCAAGTCTTGAAATGATAGGGTAAGTAATTATTAAAGATTTAGGTAATTATTTTAGTTAAGTTTTGTTTTTCACCAAaaaaatttttgataatttttcttaaattcatGTGATGACATGACAATATAATATTGTGTCATGCCATCACTTaaagaatatttaaaaaaacattaaataatgatgtgatataattttaaaatacaacATTATCACGTAAGccaaaactaaaaatataaaaattatgaagttcaaatattaatatattagtgATTGATAGATAGATTGGGAAATGTATGAACATATTTGACATTCGATTTCCTAATGCATTATACATTGGGAATGTTAATGTTGAGGTTGGTTTGTGACAATATATCGtgttaatgtttaaatattaaaacCAACCTTTTTAGAACCAACGCGTAATGAGAGGAAAATAATGGAAGGAAAAAGGAGATATTACTTAATTTGCAGGCAGATTATTTGTAGGAAGCAAAAAGTAAAGTCAAAGTAGAAACAGTGTGTATTCCGCGTGACTGGTCAATGACGCGCTTTCCCTACTGCTTTTGCTTTTCCTGAATTATACATATCAATCATTGCTGCTTTCACTTTCTTTTCTACCATATTTCTCTTCTGCTTTACCCAAACTCTGTTGAATCTCACCTTCTTTCAtggcttcttctttttttgacaTCGACATCGACACCGCCTTGGGATTGTTACTATCCTGTGCTGAAGCTATTGAAGATGGGGATCTGAAAAGCGCCGATAAGTTCCTTCACAACATCTTGATTCTTGCTGATGAGAGACTCTACCTATATAAACGCGGAGTGGTGAAATACTTTGCGGACGCTCTGGTTCGCCGAGCCTACGGACTGCATCCCGCTTCTTCCAACTTAACTTTCCCGGTGGATCCTTCACCATATTATCATTATAACAGCAACCGTATTAATGGCGTCATAGAAAATGTCATCCATGGTGCTTTAATGGAAAAGAATGCTTTGATGGGAAACAGGCGATTCCACCTCATTGATTTCTCCATCCCGTATTACGATTCTCAGAATTCAGTTCTTCGTACACTACCGACCTTCTCCGGCGATCCTCTACCCGTCCGTGTAAGTTACATACTTCCACCATTTCTAAAAGAACATGTAAAGTTCTCACACCAAATGGAGTTTTTGACTAAGGATGCCAAGGAAGTTAATGTAAAGTTGGAGGATGAGTTGAAAGTGGTTTATGCCAATAGTTTGGCAGAAGCGGATGAATTTGAAATAGATTTCAAAAGAAGAGAAGATGAAATGGTGGTGGTTTACTATAAATTTAAACTTGATAAGATGGTAAGAGATGCAAAAGCAATGGAGAGAGAGTTGGTAAGATTGAAGGAGATAAATCCGACGATTGTAATCATGCTAGACTTTTATTCCAATCATACCCACTCCAATTTCTTGACGTGTTTCAAGGATTCATTTCAGTATTCCTTGAAGACTCTTGATTTCTGGGCGCAGTTGGAACTTTTTCTTGAAGAGGAGTATGAGTGGGACTGCAACATAGAGGCATGGGAAGGTAATAATGTAATTAGGCGGCACCCAACTTTGACAGAATGGCAACATCTCTTTTCAATGGCTGGCTTTAGTCGAATTCCATTAAACCACAGGAAAGATACTCTTAGCGTTGAGGATGAAGATTTGTTAGGAATAATGGGGGAGGAAGAAGAGTGTTTGATTTTAGGTAAGGAGGGATGTCGAATGTTTTTCTTGTCGGCATGGAAACCCAAAGTTGAAGAAGAGCACTTAAATTTCAATTCCAGCAAGGATAAGTTAGGACAAGgtacttttctttttcattttttcaatTAATATATAGATTAACGGAATTACTCATTTAATTGAAAATTCTCAACACTGCCATTAATCAATCATTTATTGCATATGCAAAACAAAGTTATCTTAATTATAGTAttttttaatcatatattaaatattataatttattttaagtttaaaaatataatttcatgacattattatagtttaataatatattaaatataagttCTATTAAACAGAAACTGACCAAATTAATTAAAGCTAATTGTTCAtccttaattttataataaatcttCTTCAATGGTCTTTTcctttaacttttttttatttatcgGATAAAAGTTATTTTTGTTTATCATTACGCTGAGTAATTGTAATGAAATTTCTTCGTAGGTTTCAATCCATTTCCATCACCTCTTCCGCCTCTTCAACCATTTCTGGAGGTATTAAttttacatttaattattttatagtctcttaaaaaataaaaaattaaacttttatatatatttgcactCAAACTAAAATCGCCTATCCGATTAGTTACAAACGCTTTTTGATAAGCGCTTGCCGCAGCGggtatttaaacttttaaaatgtatcaaaaaaaactttcaatttttttcaaaaagcAATTAAGTCTCTGTTTTATTAAAAttaggaaaaattataaaaattaaaatcaataaaagctataaatgttattaaattttaataaaaattcaattattaaaatttattaaaattagaaaaaatatattttttataattttaaaatttttctataattttattgatttttatttttatcatttttcaccACATGTATTATTTGTGTTATGACACGTGATgactttaattaaaaaaatagatgtcatttttatgatatttataaaattttacaattttttatttttatgatttttataaaaaattctaatttttaataacttttaatttttaagtttttattaaaatttaataatttttctaaaatttattatttttataattttttaattttaataagagcaagggcttaattgcttttttgaaaatttttcaaggttttttttatgcattttgaaaattcaagtaccaaattgAGTGTAAAAAAAGTAGagagcttaattgctttttttgaagaaatttgaaggcctttttaatatattttgaaaattcGAGTGCTCAATTGAGTGCAAGAAAAAGGAAGGGCtaattgttttttctttttaaaaaagtttGAGGGTTTTTTATACTCTTAAGCCAAATTAAAATTCACGTTGGCTCgaattaaatttttcataataaaaattagaattaaaattcaattataaaaatattaatattaatataaaaatattttaattttaaaataataaaatgaactaTTTCAAGTAGCCTAGATTAAACTGAAtgagtttttaatttatttttgaaatgcTGTTGAATCCAATCTATGAATACATTTTTATGTATAAAAGAATCAAATTTGTTTGAATaagtataattataacattatgttttttaattttttacatttacaaaaaaaaatcaccttttaattttatttcttttatcaaACTAAGAGTACAAtatcaaaattattttcatttagaGTGCGATTTCAAAATTTGTTTTTGGTAATTGTTTCTTATTTAATAATTACAGGGTTTGGCATTGAATCATGTATCTGCCCTTGCTGAGATATATGACATACTAAaccatttatgttgtaaatataaattttcatgggCTATAACATGGGCttctaaaattaatattaatcaaACTATGTCGAATCCAAACAAGAAATATACTTTTTTAATTCAAAGTAATTCTTGTTATTTGAAAGATTTTAACTCTTTTGAATTTATGCACTCATGTGAATATGAGATGTATTTCGG encodes:
- the LOC108476445 gene encoding zinc finger BED domain-containing protein RICESLEEPER 1-like, which encodes MASSVFDTDTDTALRLLLSCAKAIEDGDLKSADAFLQNILILADERPYLYKSRVVKYFADALVRRAYGLHPASSYFTFPVDPSPYYHCGSYLINGVIENVIHDALMEKNALMGNRRLHLIDFSIPYSSFQNSVLRTLPTFSGDPLPVRVSYILPPFLKKYVKFSHQMEFLTMDAKEVNVKLEDEFKVVYGNTLAEVDEREIDFKRRRDDEMVVVYYKFKLGKLVRDAKVMERELVRLKEINPTIVIMLDFYSNHAHSNFLTCLEDSFQYSLKTVDCWAELDLYFDEEYEWECHIEAWEGNNVIRRHPTLTEWQHLFSMAGFSRIPLNHRKGIDLIVKNVNPLNDFFSTWNQSWLEIMGKEEECLIIGYKECPMFFLSAWKPKVEDEHLNFNSSNDKFGQGFNPYPSPLRPLQPFPEGLTLSRVAALAEIHDILNHLYCEHKFSWALTWASKVDNMNETMSDPNKKYTFTIQSNSCYLKDLNSYKFMRSCEYKIEETIIEKALESKDGYHFEPSITRFDIDDYMYLQRAKNCDVDVVVAICLQNRYLCNDVYVVEFYWPTTESEISKSFTPRIFNDLKYMEKKFVTVKVQSTEKAISNIPTSSYTARPLKIAEETEDVDAVEINGVNVQRGVIPNFHSPLTIQSSSKVVAAPSNTLEGPHNQIFPNGDPEIVKANKEKPSKATQRKLRSKVWDHFDGFEEDENQVAKCKHCPKMLTGSSKSGTTHLNSHSKVCPGKKKQNQESQLILPVDTNEGSLRFDKKRSHMDLAKMMIKLRCPLDMAEQETFKNFVKGLQPMLEFQSKDILSYIHHIYDEEKEKLQLYFDKLASKFNLTVSLWKNNAGKTTYCCLISHFIDDGWELKRKILALKTLEHINDTKALGENIRSLVLEWNISNKVCSITVDNSFLNDSMVDQIKEICLSDQGSVSSDHWFITFTLLEDGFREMDGILFKLSKSIEYVTETRHGKLKLQEAVDQVKLQGGKLWDDLSFRLESDFDILDSALRSREIFCELEQIDENFKLNPTMEEWENAVALQSCLKCFDDIKGTQCLPVSLYFPKLCDAYKKFLQLEKSSHSFVTLMKRKFDRYWSLCNLALAVASVLDPRLKFKIVELSYRVIYGHDSKMRLNMFHKVLRDVYYEYASEAKYLTTSASVLDDFSCSTIGLGNDSILDSLSKCTSASNFNEEASWKLELELYLDEPLLPMDGAFFDILGWWCDKSQRFPILAKMAQDFLAIPVSISTSCSNISAMINNPAYSSLNPEIMEALVCSENWLETPKESC
- the LOC108475092 gene encoding DELLA protein 2-like yields the protein MASSFFDIDIDTALGLLLSCAEAIEDGDLKSADKFLHNILILADERLYLYKRGVVKYFADALVRRAYGLHPASSNLTFPVDPSPYYHYNSNRINGVIENVIHGALMEKNALMGNRRFHLIDFSIPYYDSQNSVLRTLPTFSGDPLPVRVSYILPPFLKEHVKFSHQMEFLTKDAKEVNVKLEDELKVVYANSLAEADEFEIDFKRREDEMVVVYYKFKLDKMVRDAKAMERELVRLKEINPTIVIMLDFYSNHTHSNFLTCFKDSFQYSLKTLDFWAQLELFLEEEYEWDCNIEAWEGNNVIRRHPTLTEWQHLFSMAGFSRIPLNHRKDTLSVEDEDLLGIMGEEEECLILGKEGCRMFFLSAWKPKVEEEHLNFNSSKDKLGQGFNPFPSPLPPLQPFLEVLILHLIIL